In Rutidosis leptorrhynchoides isolate AG116_Rl617_1_P2 chromosome 2, CSIRO_AGI_Rlap_v1, whole genome shotgun sequence, one genomic interval encodes:
- the LOC139888461 gene encoding uncharacterized protein — MAEKMGIKALKVSVNSQLVLNQMNGTFEARDPAMQKYLKLAEDMANKFELFSITQVPRFMNKKADALSKLATSMFSHIAKDVWVEVLSRKSTDVVQLSTCFDNKYAIRITNLKHNEHGHVEVTNRDIVAGIRARLDTDRKEISVPTQRVLEFNDESNVINLKENLDLLEDRREIAAIREASNKRKIAKYYNQRVKERTFRPEDYVWRNNNAIRFEDIGKLGPNWEGPYVIVEALGNRAYNLKTHDGKFVPHTWHATNLKKFYA; from the exons ATGGCTGAAAAGATGGGGATAAAGGCCCTAAAAGTCTCGGTCAATTCTCAGCTCGTATTGAATCAAATGAACGGGACGTTTGAGGCTAGGGATCCGGCTATGCAAAAATATCTGAAATTGGCAGAAGACATGGCCAACAAATTTGAACTTTTCTCAATCACGCAAGTACCTCGGTTCATGAACAAAAAGGCCGACGCACTCAGCAAACTTGCAACAAGCATGTTCAGTCACATCGCCAAAGACGTTTGGGTGGAGGTCCTAAGTCGAAAATCCACTGACGTGGTACAGTTATCGACGTGCTTCGATAACAAATATGCTATACGCATAACCAATTTAAAACACAACGAACACGGGCAT GTTGAAGTTACCAACAGGGACATTGTTGCGGGGATTAGGGCAAGGTTAGACACGGATAGGAAAG AAATTTCCGTTCCAACCCAGCGCGTTTTAGAATTCAACGATGAGTCCAATgttattaacttgaaagaaaatttggATCTGTTGGAAGATAGGCGTGAAATCGCCGCTATCAGGGAAGCGTCTAACAAGcggaaaattgcaaagtactataacCAACGTGTCAAGGAACGTACTTTCCGTCCCGAAGATTATGTGTGGCGTAATAACAATGCTATCCGGTTTGAAGATATTGGAAAATTGGGACCTAACTGGGAAGGTCCGTATGTGATTGTCGAAGCTCTTGGCAACAGAGCGTACAACTTGAAGACACATGATGGCAAGTTTGTGCCACACACATGGCACGCAACCAATCTTAAGAAATTCTACGCTTAG